Proteins encoded by one window of Microcebus murinus isolate Inina chromosome 2, M.murinus_Inina_mat1.0, whole genome shotgun sequence:
- the GPR52 gene encoding G-protein coupled receptor 52, with the protein MNESRWTEWRILNMSSGILNVSERHSCPLGFGYYSAVDVCIFETVVIVLLTFLIIAGNLTVIFVFHCAPLLHHYTTSYFIQTMAYADLFVGVSCLVPTLSLLHYSTGVHESLTCQVFGYIISVLKSVSMACLACISVDRYLAITKPLSYNQLVTPCRLRICIILIWIYSCLIFLPSFFGWGKPGYHGDIFEWCATSWLTSAYFTGFIVCLLYAPAAFVVCFTYFHIFKICRQHTKEINDRRARFPSHEVDASRETGHSPDRRYAMVLFRITSVFYMLWLPYIIYFLLESSRVLDNPTLSFLTTWLAISNSFCNCVIYSLSNSVFRLGLRRLSETMCTSCMCVKDQEARDPKPRKRANSCSI; encoded by the coding sequence ATGAATGAATCCAGGTGGACTGAATGGAGGATCCTGAACATGAGCAGTGGCATTTTGAATGTGTCCGAGCGTCACTCCTGCCCACTTGGATTTGGCTACTACAGTGCAGTGGATGTCTGCATCTTCGAGACAGTTGTTATTGTCTTGCTGACATTTCTAATCATTGCTGGGAATTTAACAgttatctttgtctttcattgtgCTCCACTCTTACATCATTATACTACCAGCTATTTTATTCAGACGATGGCATATGCTGACCTTTTCGTTGGAGTTAGCTGCTTGGTTCCTACTCTCTCACTTCTCCACTACTCCACAGGTGTCCACGAGTCACTGACTTGCCAGGTTTTTGGATATATCATCTCAGTTCTAAAAAGTGTTTCCATGGCATGTCTTGCTTGCATCAGTGTGGATCGCTACCTTGCTATAACCAAGCCTCTTTCCTACAATCAACTGGTCACCCCTTGtcgcctgagaatttgcattatTTTGATCTGGATCTACTCCTGCcttattttcttgccttctttttttgGCTGGGGGAAACCTGGTTACCATGGTGACATTTTTGAATGGTGTGCCACCTCTTGGCTCACCAGTGCCTATTTTACTGGCtttattgtttgtttactttATGCTCCTGCTGCCTTTGTTGTCTGCTTCACttatttccacattttcaaaatttgcCGGCAGCACACCAAAGAGATAAATGACCGAAGGGCTCGATTCCCCAGCCATGAAGTAGATGCCTCTAGAGAGACTGGACACAGCCCTGACCGTCGCTACGCCATGGTTTTGTTTAGGATAACCAGTGTATTTTACATGCTGTGGCTTCCTTACATCATATACTTTCTTCTAGAAAGCTCCCGTGTCTTGGACAATCCGACACTGTCCTTCCTAACAACCTGGCTTGCTATAAGTAATAGTTTTTGTAACTGTGTAATATACAGCCTCTCCAACAGTGTTTTCCGGCTAGGCCTCCGAAGATTGTCCGAGACGATGTGCACATCTTGCATGTGTGTGAAGGATCAGGAAGCACGAGACCCCAAACCTAGGAAACGGGCTAATTCCTGCTCCATTTGA